In Yarrowia lipolytica chromosome 1F, complete sequence, a genomic segment contains:
- a CDS encoding uncharacterized protein (Compare to YALI0F01518g, some similarities with uniprot|Q6CF33 Yarrowia lipolytica YALI0B10626g) has translation MKISRITVLLATTSVVTASYSLTYAALINPIKDAISNGVVNGRHSDIPLTQAQSEISQFVPLIMNDDLLPVFDNAVGLVLNPKFPDLFPGWINDVIQALDDYEKSPDFVQATELLSKFRTHYDYHEAVNQASITLNSDAPGWGILKGAVLGISDKPGPSKAIVDGLYAVTGLICTLQLTDGSVCDPYKTEEPATSVATTPAPVETTPAPVETTPAPVDTTPAPVETTPAPVETTPAPVHTATYVLTNKGLINPIKDAISNGVVNGRHSDIPLTQAQSEISQFVPLIMNDDLLPIFDNAVALLLNPKFPDLFPGWISDVIQALDNYEHSPDFTLATELLSKFRTHYDYHEAVNQASITLSRDAIGWGILKAAVISISDQPGPSKAIVDGLYAVTGLICTLQLTDGSVCDPYQTSAPAPVPVQTSEAAPVVTTPTSAKSTASVPVMSTTSKSSASKTTTSSKSTTSATSTPSASTKSSETVPAPAHTATYVLTNKGLINPIKDAISNGVVNGRHSDIPLTQAQSEISQFVPLIMNDDLLPIFDNAVALLLNPKFPDLFPGWISDVIQALDNYEHSPDFTLATELLSKFRTHYDYHEAVNQASITLSRDAIGWGILKAAVISISDQPGPSKAIVDGLYAVTGLICTLQLTDGSVCDPYQTSAPAPVPVQTSEAAPVVTTPTSAKSTASVPVMSTTSKSSASKTTTSSKSTTSATTKSSETVPAPAHTATYVLTNKALINPIKDAISNGVVNGRHSDIPLTQAQSEISQFVPLIMNDDLLPIFDNAVALLLNPKFPDLFPGWISDVIQALDNYEHSPDFTLATELLSKFRTHYDYHEAVNQASITLSRDAIGWGILKAAVISISDQPGPSKAIVDGLYAVTGLICTLQLTDGSVCDPYKTSEPAPVPVQTSEAAPVVTTSALVESTASAPAKSTTSAKSTASTSAKSTTSAKSTTSAKSTTSAKSTTSAMSTTSASAKSSEPAPVSTKTASYSLTYAALINPIKDAISNGVVNGRHSDIPLTQAQSEIDQFVPLIMNDDLLPVFDDAVALVLDPNFPDLFPGWISDVIQALDDYEHSPDFVQATELLSVFRTHYDYHEAVNQASITLNRDAPGWGILKAAILGISDLPGPSKAIVDGLYAVTGLICTLQLTDGSVCDPYKTAPVTVPVQTSEATVVETTPTPEMSTESVPAKSTASAPAKSTEPVPVQSEESTKTEESVKSEDPIATGLGSDAESATVSESRGLSSESASASASVSASVSASVSASAPAVSSSDFASVSKADTASAVSKAESTDTSPSVTASVSQAGSVSAGAVVASSQNPIPTVSGSAGNASPMVTSSVTLTVTQCEADHCITPIVSYTTVVPENAPSTVIKTVCAKCEGQTITITVPCAPEPTESKKGDEHGESSAKADSGSGKSDSVSGKADTGSGSSGSGSSGSGSGSSGSGSSGSGSSGSGSSGSGSSGSGSSGSGSSGSGSSGSGSSGSGSSGSSGSSGSGSSGSSGSSGSSDKANKSGASDKPANSGSDKPANNGSPQPKNAPMQSAQSPKPATPAQQPSKPSKPAQANSGNKWAISAGAVLAGVVAFIV, from the coding sequence ATGAAGATATCTCGAATCACTGTTCTGTTGGCGACAACGTCTGTCGTTACAGCCAGCTATTCCCTCACTTATGCCGCGCTTATCAACCCCATCAAAGACGCCATTTCCAATGGTGTGGTTAATGGTCGACACAGTGATATTCCTCTGACCCAGGCCCAGTCTGAAATCTCTCAGTTCGTTCCCCTCATTATGAATGATGATCTCCTCCCCGTCTTCGACAACGCGGTCGGTCTCGTTCTCAACCCCAAATTCCCCGACCTATTCCCTGGTTGGATCAATGACGTGATTCAAGCCCTCGATGATTACGAAAAAAGTCCTGATTTCGTACAGGCCACTGAGCTGCTGTCTAAGTTCCGAACTCACTATGACTACCATGAGGCTGTCAATCAGGCTAGTATCACTCTGAATAGTGACGCCCCCGGATGGGGAATCTTGAAGGGTGCCGTCCTGGGTATCTCTGATAAGCCCGGTCcttccaaggccattgtcgaTGGTCTTTATGCTGTCACTGGACTCATTTGCACTCTTCAGCTGACCGATGGTTCCGTCTGTGATCCTTACAAGACTGAAGAACCTGCTACCTCTGTGGCGACgactcctgctcctgtggAGACAACCCCGGCTCCTGTGGAGACAACCCCCGCTCCTGTGGATACAACCCCTGCTCCTGTGGAGACAACCCCTGCTCCTGTGGAGACAACCCCTGCTCCTGTTCATACAGCAACCTATGTCCTCACCAATAAGGGGCTTATCAACCCCATTAAAGACGCCATTTCCAATGGTGTGGTTAATGGTCGACACAGTGACATTCCTCTGACTCAGGCCCAGTCTGAAATCTCTCAATTCGTTCCTCTCATTATGAATGATGATCTTCTTCCCATTTTCGACAACGCCGTggctctccttctcaaccCCAAATTCCCCGACCTGTTCCCAGGATGGATCAGTGATGTCATTCAGGCCCTCGATAACTATGAGCATAGTCCGGACTTTACACTAGCCACTGAGCTACTGTCTAAGTTCCGAACTCACTATGACTACCATGAGGCTGTCAATCAGGCCAGTATCACCCTGAGTCGTGACGCTATCGGATGGGGAATCTTGAAGGCTGCTGTCATTTCTATTTCCGATCAGCCTGGTCcttccaaggccattgtcgaTGGTCTTTATGCTGTCACTGGACTCATTTGCACTCTCCAGCTGACTGATGGTTCCGTTTGTGACCCATACCAGACCTCGGCGcctgctcctgttcctgtgcAGACATCTGAGGCGGCACCTGTCGTAACAACTCCTACTTCTGCGAAGTCGACTGCCTCTGTCCCTGTTATgtcaaccacctccaagtCATCTGCCTCAAAGACGACCACGTCTTCCAAGTCGACGACCTCTGCCACCTCTACCCCCTCTGCCTCTACCAAGTCCAGTGAGACTGTCCCCGCTCCTGCTCATACAGCAACCTATGTCCTCACCAATAAGGGGCTTATCAATCCCATTAAAGACGCCATTTCCAATGGTGTGGTTAATGGTCGACACAGTGACATTCCTCTGACTCAGGCCCAGTCTGAAATCTCTCAATTCGTTCCCCTCATTATGAATGATGATCTTCTTCCCATTTTCGACAACGCCGTggctctccttctcaaccCCAAATTCCCTGACCTGTTCCCGGGATGGATCAGTGATGTCATTCAGGCCCTCGATAACTATGAGCATAGTCCGGACTTCACACTAGCCACTGAGCTACTGTCTAAGTTCCGAACTCACTATGACTACCATGAGGCTGTCAATCAGGCCAGTATCACCCTGAGTCGTGACGCTATCGGATGGGGAATCTTGAAGGCTGCTGTCATTTCTATTTCCGATCAGCCTGGTCcttccaaggccattgtcgaTGGTCTTTATGCTGTCACTGGACTCATTTGCACTCTCCAGCTGACTGATGGTTCCGTTTGTGACCCATACCAGACCTCGGCGcctgctcctgttcctgtgcAGACATCTGAGGCGGCACCTGTCGTAACAACTCCTACTTCTGCGAAGTCGACTGCCTCTGTCCCTGTTATGTCAACTACCTCCAAGTCATCTGCCTCAAAGACGACCACGTCTTCCAAGTCGACTACCTCTGCCACTACCAAGTCCAGTGAGACTGTCCCCGCTCCTGCTCATACAGCAACCTATGTCCTCACCAATAAGGCGCTTATCAATCCCATTAAAGACGCCATTTCCAATGGTGTGGTTAATGGTCGACACAGTGACATTCCTCTGACTCAGGCCCAGTCTGAAATCTCTCAATTCGTTCCCCTCATTATGAATGATGATCTTCTTCCCATTTTCGACAACGCCGTggctctccttctcaaccCCAAATTCCCTGACCTGTTCCCGGGATGGATCAGTGATGTCATTCAGGCCCTCGATAACTATGAGCATAGTCCGGACTTTACACTAGCCACTGAGCTGCTGTCTAAGTTCCGAACTCACTATGACTACCATGAGGCTGTCAATCAGGCCAGTATCACCCTGAGTCGTGACGCTATCGGATGGGGAATCTTGAAGGCTGCTGTCATTTCTATTTCCGATCAGCCTGGTCcttccaaggccattgtcgaTGGTCTGTACGCTGTCACCGGCCTCATTTGCACCCTCCAGCTCACCGATGGCTCGGTTTGTGACCCATACAAGACCTCGGAGCCTGCCCCTGTTCCTGTGCAGACATCTGAGGCGGCACCTGTCGTAACAACTTCTGCTCTTGTGGAGTCCACTGCCTCTGCTCCAGCCAAGTCAACTACCTCTGCTAAGTCCACTGCCTCAACTTCTGCCAAGTCAACCACCTCTGCCAAGTCAACCACCTCTGCCAAGTCAACCACTTCTGCCAAGTCAACCACTTCTGCCATGTCGACTacctctgcctctgccaaGTCGAGTGAGCCTGCTCCTGTGTCCACCAAGACAGCCAGCTATTCCCTCACTTATGCTGCGCTTATCAACCCCATCAAAGACGCCATTTCCAATGGTGTTGTCAACGGTCGACACAGTGATATTCCTCTGACCCAGGCCCAGTCTGAAATCGATCAATTCGTTCCCCTCATTATGAATGATGATCTCCTTCCCGTCTTCGATGACGCAGTCGCTCTCGTTCTTGACCCCAATTTCCCTGACCTATTCCCTGGTTGGATCAGTGACGTCATCCAGGCCCTCGATGATTATGAACATAGCCCCGACTTTGTTCAGGCTACTGAGCTGCTGTCCGTGTTCCGAACTCACTATGACTACCATGAGGCTGTCAATCAGGCCAGTATCACTCTGAATCGTGACGCCCCCGGATGGGGAATCTTGAAGGCTGCCATCCTGGGTATCTCCGATCTGCCTGGTCCatccaaggccattgtcgaTGGTCTGTACGCTGTTACGGGACTCATTTGCACTCTCCAGCTGACTGATGGTTCTGTTTGTGACCCTTACAAGACGGCACCTGTTACTGTGCCAGTGCAGACATCTGAGGCAACAGTTGTTGAAACAACTCCTACTCCTGAGATGTCAACTGAGTCTGTCCCTGCTAAGTCAACTGCCTCTGCTCCAGCCAAGTCAACCGAGCCTGTCCCTGTCCAGTCTGAGGAGTCCACCAAGACTGAAGAGTCTGTCAAGTCCGAGGACCCCATTGCCACTGGACTCGGCTCCGATGCTGAATCTGCCACCGTTTCAGAGTCTCGTGGTCTCAGTAGTGAGTCTgcctctgcttctgcctCTGTTTCTGCCTCTGTTTCTGCCTCTGTTTCTGCTTCTGCCCCTGCTGTTTCGTCTTCCGATTTTGCTTCTGTGTCCAAGGCAGACACTGCCTCTGCGGTCTCGAAGGCTGAGTCCACCGACACTTCTCCTAGTGTAACCGCCTCTGTTTCTCAAGCTGGCTCCGTCTCTGCTGGGGCTGTTGTCGCAAGTTCTCAGAACCCGATTCCCACCGTGTCAGGCAGTGCTGGTAACGCCTCCCCTATGGTTACTTCCAGTGTGACTCTGACTGTGACACAGTGCGAGGCAGACCATTGCATCACCCCCATCGTGTCTTACACCACTGTTGTGCCCGAGAATGCTCCCTCCACTGTCATCAAGACAGTCTGTGCCAAGTGTGAGGGCCagaccatcaccatcactGTTCCTTGTGCCCCTGAGCCCActgagtccaagaagggtGATGAGCATGGTGAATCTTCCGCTAAGGCTgactctggatctggcaAGTCTGATTCTGTATCTGGAAAGGCTGACACCGGCTCTGGTTCctccggctctggctcctctggctctggctctggctcttctggctctggctcttctggctctggctcttctggctctggctcttctggctctggctcctctggctctggctcctctggctctggctcctctggctctggttcctccggctctggctcctctggctctggctcctctggctcttctggttcctctggctctggctcctctggctcttctggctcttctggctcttctgacAAGGCCAACAAGTCCGGGGCCTCTGACAAGCCTGCCAACAGTGGCTCAGACAAACCTGCCAACAATGGATCTCCCCAGCCCAAGAACGCTCCTATGCAGTCTGCTCAGTCCCCCAAGCCGGCCACTCCCGCTCAGCAGCCCTCCAAGCCCTCCAAGCCTGCCCAGGCGAACAGTGGCAACAAGTGGGCCAtttctgctggagctgtgcTTGCTGGAGTCGTGGCCTTTATTGTTTAA
- a CDS encoding uncharacterized protein (Compare to YALI0F01540g, no similarity), whose product MARKNRQTVLSGEFPLLKSIGLYATTIQGDGNCLFRSLADQLYGKDDLKLAMVIRQSVVDYMKKHSAYFEIFYSSEWDESWEAYIDRMSRSSVYGGNLELAAFASAYQLDVVVYQADLRYVITPIDESKGEQRTELEADQGGERPEKVHIAYHTWEHYSSVRCINGPHCGPPEITSAYLSSYVPKGSDLIADVTKDVGEWKIKQLRESLPFEVPDHLLAKVLKEHEDVGEAVDYFLENGIPEEVEGKEEVVGETKIGRETGTGAPSVTEDVSMKEDTMEQVAEPDATIETQKPTYAKTNIQSPTPTLDKKALRAQKAAERTAKREAKARKEAEDTGTKQKGGKKDKARDKKEKQKARKREKKNEAKASTGGTSVDQSSTAETDYKVVMV is encoded by the coding sequence ATGGCTCGCAAAAACCGGCAAACAGTTCTGTCGGGCGAATTTCCGCTACTAAAAAGTATCGGTCTTTATGCAACAACAATCCAGGGCGATGGAAACTGTTTATTTCGGTCGCTAGCGGACCAGCTCTACGGTAAAGATGACCTGAAACTGGCCATGGTGATCCGACAGAGTGTGGTGGACTACATGAAGAAACACAGTGCCTACTTCGAGATCTTTTATTCGTCAGAATGGGACGAGTCTTGGGAAGCGTATATTGACCGCATGTCTCGATCATCTGTTTATGGAGGCAATCTGGAGCTGGCTGCCTTTGCCTCTGCATACCAGCTGGATGTGGTGGTATACCAGGCTGATCTAAGATACGTGATTACTCCTATCGACGAAAGCAAAGGTGAACAGAGGACGGAACTGGAGGCGGATCAAGGTGGAGAGCGACCCGAGAAGGTACATATCGCCTATCACACTTGGGAGCATTACTCTTCTGTCAGATGCATCAATGGACCTCATTGTGGACCACCCGAGATTACCAGCGCTTACTTGAGCAGCTACGTGCCTAAGGGCTCCGATCTTATTGCTGACGTGACCAAAGATGTTGGAGAGTGGAAGATCAAGCAATTGCGTGAGTCGTTACCGTTTGAGGTGCCGGATCATCTTCTGGCCAAGGTGCTGAAGGAGCATGAAGATGTTGGGGAAGCGGTCGACTATTTCTTGGAGAATGGTATTCctgaggaggtggaggggaAGGAAGAAGTGGTAGGAGAGACTAAGATTGGTAGAGAGACTGGTACTGGAGCTCCATCTGTAACAGAAGACGTCTCCATGAAGGAGGACACAATGGAACAAGTAGCCGAGCCTGATGCGACGATAGAGACGCAAAAGCCGACTTATGCAAAAACAAACATTCAGTCGCCAACCCCAACGTTGGATAAAAAGGCACTAAGGGCCCAGAAGGCTGCAGAACGCACGGCCAAAcgagaggccaaggctAGGAAAGAAGCGGAAGATACAGGAACTAAACAAAAGGGAGGCAAAAAGGATAAGGCCCGAGACAAAAAGGAAAAGCAAAAGGCGCGCAAACGCGAAAAGAAGAACGAGGCAAAGGCGTCTACTGGTGGCACTTCAGTGGACCAGAGCTCCACCGCAGAAACAGACTATAAGGTGGTTATGGTGTGA
- a CDS encoding uncharacterized protein (Compare to YALI0F01562g, weakly similar to uniprot|Q9P3I4 Neurospora crassa Related to pathway-specific nitrogen regulator): MNELQFVVETGDVQSSRPASKKPKRTRRACLPCQGRKVSANRLSADTPTIISATDMSTHQLTQIRCNGGLPCETCIGRKVRCEYKDEDTKKGTDKSPSPAKNEVFENRRLAQAQSPHVPHTQSPLQSHVQVAQKPAGKSPHQPAHMSPHLSPQAVHMSPQASHMSPHTQPVHVQQHTQPPQSQPHTQQTKPQVGQTQPQSQPPAITSPLSIATSSSRGSTRQPYFRWLGATAIAPPRKGKFRLIAVNLASSAYSTVVMKQTAEGSAMEFQAPITSAGSANSVNSNGSYFPTAIETPETQLPSIGPYSIPTKYIDVFYSHVSSILPYLPRKVFNQLLQAGEVSEALLNAMAGLGLKMSSNSSPTESVSETENTAIKYSNRAKELVIRRLALPTVETVYTLLLIAYNEFANDMDSGLWMWSGMAIRMCFDLGLHKADLPNLDEEHRETARNVFWSVVCLDRLISSGTGRTVTVPLSQIEHHPPVGKKLTTGQTDPFPYLCKLLLLVGKVTDHLNSVDPSQLSSSRSFASTQLASFHQDVSDFYTSLPPDLLFDVHNFQEFARIRQSQVFLLLHVWNQALILAVYHPTVVYARSAGTLGSVSVSGSSNVSLNNSRAPSPTGAVAGGGGGASSSAEDGPKPAKKRKTTDPPLSGIDIGAISISDMVAFADLIDPLSFLCSPFASQPLLMAGVSCLTVLRALSPANTPPHAIFTVKKSYHNTRNALQRLRSNWAGVSWLCETLDSLEREEEDVDLVGSFTFEAPEVPSQEEPPTGSSARATATSASINHSSHASNKRWLVDALEENCPEEEMLGLVIAGSRKLSLPIERQNEYYWDGNGGVATGTSNNGHDQVPTAAHHNAPRNHQQPRNHHHNNHSTNNANGPNSHPYISRQLCESPEPYFEEGYSQFYGQQAQQNHHIMQQGHNNADKPSAGSSGGNNTSNESTNAPNRTNSREIPDPLDGDDFKSLLVGNMTLDEFLKM, from the coding sequence ATGAACGAACTGCAGTTTGTTGTTGAAACCGGAGACGTCCAGAGTTCCAGACCCGCCAGCAAAAAGCCCAAGCGAACACGACGGGCTTGTCTCCCCTGCCAAGGCAGAAAAGTGAGTGCAAACCGACTCTCGGCTGATACTCCGACGATAATATCTGCCACAGACATGTCCACACACCAGCTAACACAGATCCGATGCAATGGCGGCCTTCCATGCGAAACATGTATCGGTCGCAAAGTGCGATGCGAATACAAGGACGAAGacaccaagaagggcacCGATAAGAGCCCCAGCCCCGCCAAAAATGAAGTCTTTGAAAACCGACGCCTAGCACAGGCGCAGTCCCCACACGTCCCACATACACAGAGCCCACTACAGAGCCATGTTCAGGTGGCGCAGAAGCCGGCAGGGAAGTCACCACACCAGCCAGCACACATGTCACCCCATCTATCGCCACAGGCTGTGCACATGTCACCCCAGGCTTCTCACATGTCGCCACATACTCAGccagtacatgtacagcAGCACACTCAACCACCACAGTCACAACCCCATACACAACAGACGAAACCACAAGTCGGCCAGACCCAGCCCCAGTCACAACCCCCAGCTATCACATCACCTCTGTCGATAGCTACCTCCAGCTCACGTGGCTCTACCCGACAGCCGTACTTTCGATGGCTCGGAGCTACTGCCATTGCTCCGCCCAGAAAGGGCAAGTTCAGACTCATTGCGGTGAACCTGGCTTCGTCGGCCTACTCGACCGTCGTGATGAAACAGACAGCCGAGGGCTCGGCCATGGAGTTCCAGGCGCCCATAACCTCAGCAGGGTCAGCTAACTCGGTTAATTCTAACGGCTCGTACTTCCCGACTGCCATAGAGACCCCCGAAACACAGCTGCCCAGCATTGGGCCCTACTCGATTCCTACAAAGTACATTGACGTCTTCTACTCCCACGTGTCGTCCATTCTTCCGTACTTGCCCCGGAAGGTGTTCAATCAGCTTCTTCAAGCTGGCGAGGTGTCGGAGGCGCTTCTCAACGCCATGGCTGGCTTGGGACTCAAAATGAGCTCCAACTCCAGCCCTACAGAATCCGTTTCCGAGACGGAAAATACGGCTATCAAGTACTCCAACCGCGCCAAGGAGCTTGTTATCAGGCGCCTGGCACTCCCCACGGTTGAAACCGTCTACACGCTGCTTCTGATTGCATACAACGAGTTTGCCAACGACATGGACTCTGGGCTGTGGATGTGGTCTGGCATGGCCATTCGAATGTGTTTCGATCTGGGTCTGCATAAAGCAGACCTTCCCAATCTGGATGAAGAACACCGCGAAACAGCCCGGAACGTCTTCTGGTCGGTGGTGTGTCTTGATCGGCTCATCTCTTCAGGTACTGGCCGTACTGTGACGGTTCCTCTATCGCAGATTGAGCACCATCCTCCCGTAGGCAAGAAGCTGACAACTGGCCAGACAGATCCCTTCCCATATCTCTGCAAGCTGTTGCTCCTCGTGGGCAAGGTAACCGACCATCTCAACTCCGTGGACCCCTCGCAattgtcttcttctcggtcGTTTGCCTCCACCCAACTGGCCTCTTTCCATCAGGACGTTTCCGACTTTTACACGTCGCTTCCTCCGGATCTATTGTTTGACGTTCACAACTTCCAAGAGTTTGCACGTATCCGACAGAGCCAGGTGTTCCTGTTGCTGCACGTGTGGAATCAGGCGCTCATCCTGGCTGTGTATCACCCCACGGTTGTGTATGCTCGATCAGCAGGTACCCTTGGCTCTGTTTCAGTCTCAGGCTCTTCCAACGTGTCTCTGAACAACTCTAGAGCACCTTCTCCTACTGGTGCTGTagctggaggtggaggtggagcttcttcttcggcAGAAGACGGGCCCAAACCCGCCAAGAAACGAAAGACTACCGACCCTCCTCTGTCTGGAATCGATATTGGAGCTATCAGTATTTCTGATATGGTTGCGTTTGCTGATCTCATTGACCCTCTATCGTTTTTGTGCTCTCCTTTTGCGTCTCAGCCTCTGCTGATGGCTGGAGTTTCTTGCCTGACAGTTCTCAGAGCCCTCTCACCCGCCAACACGCCTCCACATGCGATTTTCACTGTAAAAAAGTCGTATCACAACACTCGAAACGCCCTTCAACGTCTTCGGAGTAACTGGGCGGGAGTGTCGTGGCTTTGCGAGACTCTGGACTCACTGGAGCgtgaagaggaggacgtgGATCTTGTTGGATCGTTCACTTTTGAGGCACCAGAGGTCCCCTCGCAAGAAGAGCCTCCTACAGGTTCCTCAGCTCGAGCCACGGCCACTTCGGCCTCCATTAACCACTCTTCACATGCTTCTAACAAGAGGTGGCTGGTGGACGCTCTGGAAGAGAACTGCCCAGAGGAAGAGATGCTTGGTCTTGTGATTGCAGGATCTCGAAAGCTATCGCTTCCAATTGAGCGACAGAATGAGTACTACTGGGACGGCAATGGAGGGGTTGCTACCGGTACTTCAAACAATGGCCATGACCAGGTTCCGACAGCGGCACATCACAATGCCCCTCGCAACCACCAGCAGCCACGgaaccatcaccacaacaaTCACTCGACAAACAATGCAAACGGACCCAACAGCCATCCGTATATTTCCCGGCAGCTCTGTGAGTCTCCTGAGCCCTATTTTGAGGAAGGGTACTCCCAGTTCTACGGTCAGCAGGCCCAACAAAACCACCATATCATGCAACAGGGTCATAACAATGCTGACAAGCCTTCCGCAGGCTCCTCTGGTGGTAACAATACAAGCAACGAATCGACTAACGCTCCCAACCGGACAAATTCTCGAGAGATTCCAGATCCTCTGGACGGAGATGACTTTAAGAGTCTTCTAGTTGGAAACATGACTCTTGACGAGTTTCTCAAAATGTGA
- a CDS encoding uncharacterized protein (Compare to YALI0F01584g, similar to uniprot|Q9RJR2 Streptomyces coelicolor Putative triosephosphate isomerase), protein MSNTRQPVVAISLKMYFDPAKTLQFVSALAGIEQPDAELEKHGITGPVQDSSSTVATAALNHVELVVMPDFLSIRECTRLKNRLDEPLFNVGAQDCWQADEGAFTGEVSPKHLAQLGVRYVEIGHAERRKQFGETNEWVINKSAACSRNSIIPWICIGEINKGDIEACGDEVWEQIKPVLDNCTGQLVFAYEPVWAIGAPKPAESDHIIGVVSYLRKKIDAEKETNNNDVRIVYGGSAGPGLVESLNGVVDGLFLGRFGHNPDNVKKVVEEVGAVASKR, encoded by the coding sequence ATGTCAAACACACGACAGCCCGTGGTGGCCATCTCGCTCAAAATGTACTTTGATCCGGCCAAGACGCTGCAGTTTGTCTCTGCCTTGGCTGGAATTGAACAGCCCGACGCTGAGCTTGAGAAGCACGGAATCACTGGACCCGTCCAGGACTCATCCAGCACCGTGGCCACTGCCGCCCTCAACCACGTCGAGCTTGTGGTCATGCCTGACTTCCTGTCGATCCGGGAATGCACTCGGCTCAAGAACCGTCTGGACGAGCCTCTGTTCAACGTCGGAGCCCAGGACTGCTGGCAGGCCGACGAGGGAGCCTTCACCGGAGAAGTGTCGCCCAAGCATTTGGCCCAATTGGGTGTGCGTTACGTGGAAATTGGCCACGCTGAGCGACGAAAGCAGTTTGGAGAAACCAACGAGTGggtcatcaacaagtccgCCGCCTGCTCCCGAAACAGCATCATTCCCTGGATCTGCATTGGCGAAATCAACAAGGGAGACATCGAAGCCTGCGGAGACGAGGTCTGGGAGCAGATCAAACCTGTTCTGGATAACTGCACCGGCCAGCTGGTCTTTGCTTACGAGCCTGTGTGGGCCATTGGAGCTCCCAAGCCCGCTGAGTCGGATCATATCATTGGAGTTGTCTCGTATCTGAGAAAGAAGATTGACGCCGAGAAAGagaccaacaacaacgacgTGCGAATCGTCTACGGTGGTTCTGCTGGCCCCGGACTGGTTGAGTCTCTCAACGGAGTAGTGGACGGCCTGTTCCTCGGCCGATTCGGACACAACCCCGACAacgtcaagaaggtggtcgaggaggttggagCTGTAGCCAGCAAGAGATAA